From Mesorhizobium sp. Pch-S:
CGGCGAGGTGAAGTGCGCCTTGATCTCGGTCTTGCCGCCGACGAGCGCCGCCACCCCTTCCGGATGCGGCAGGCTGACGGTGAGCGGATCCATCCTGGCGTAGTTCTCCTCGCCGAATTCCTTGGCCGAGATCATCTGCAGCACGACGGCGGCGAGCGAGGTCTTGATGCCTGGCAGCGCGATCTTGTCGGCAGGGGTGAAGTCCTTCAGCGACTTCAGCTCGGGCTTGTTGCTGTTCAGCCAGAGCGACACCGAGCTCATGCCCGAGACGCCGACGACCTCGACGCCGGGAATGCCCCTCGCCTTCGACCACAGCGTGATGAAGCCGGGCGCGCCGGTGCCAGCGAAATCGAGCGTGCCGGCCATCATCGCATCGTTGATGACATTGCCGCCGTCCAGCATCAGCCAGTCGACCTTGATGTCGCCGAGGCCGGCCTCCTTGGCGCGCTTCTCGAGCAGCTTCTGGTCCTGCATGACGATCAGCGGCAGGTAGAGGATGCCGAAGCCTTTCGAGATGCGCACCTCGCTGACCTCGGCCCTTGCGGGCATCGACATGGACGCGATCGTCACTGCGGCGAGCGCGCCGCAAAGCCAGTTCTTCAGTTTCATCCATTTCCTCCCTTTGGATTTTGGTGTCCGCATCGGGATGGCGCTAAGGTGTCATCCCGATCTGGTTTTTTGTTGGGTATGATCTTTTCCGAAAACCGGTTCCCGCTTTTGCTTTGCCGGCCTTCGGTTCGGGAGCATGCCCTAGTGCTGCATGCCCCAGCGGCGGATCGTGTGTTTTTCGATCGTGGCGAAGATGACGTATTCGACGAACAGGCCGATCAGGATCACGGTGAACAGACCGGCAAAGACGTTGGCGGTTTCGAGCTGGTTGCGGTTCTCGAAGATGAACCAGCCGAGGCCGCCCGAGCCCGAGGACACGCCGAAGACGAGTTCGGCCGCGATGAGGGTGCGCCAGGCGAAGGCCCAGCCGATCTTCAGGCCGGTCAGGATCGCCGGAAAGGCCGCCGGGATCAGCACATAGCGCACCAGGCTCAGCCCGCGCAGGCCATAGTTCTGGCCGACCATGCGCAGCGTGTTCGACACCGAGCGGAAGCCGGCATGGGTGTTGAGCGCGATCGCCCACAGCACCGAATGCACCAGCACGAAGACGACGCTGCCGGAGCCCAGCCCGAACCAGATCAGCGCCAGCGGCAACAGCGCGATGGCCGGCAGCGGGTTGAACATCGAGGTCAGCGTCTCGAGCAGGTCGGCGCCGATGCGCGAGCCGATCGCCAGCGTCGTCAACAGTGCCGCCAGCGTGATGCCGATGGAATAGCCGATGACCAGCGTCTGCAGCGACACCATCATGCGCTGCGGGATGACGCCGTTGGCGATGTTGGTGACGAAGGCCTCGACGGTCTGGCTGAAGGTCGGGAACAGCAGCGGGTTGCCGAGCCAGCGGCCATAGGCCTCCCAGGCCAGCGCCAGCACGGCCAGGATGACCGCCTTGCGCACGAAGCCGATGCGGTAGATGCGCTCGAACGCGCCGATGGATTTGGCGACGACCGGGGCATCGCTGGACTGGACGTCGTGCACGATTTCCGCGCGCGGAAAGACAAGACTGGTCATGATCTATCCCTCAATGCGTCGCAAAGAGCATGTCGTTGATGCGGGTCTCGAGCGCGGCCTGCGAGCCGGTGCCGAGCGCATCGGCGGGGATGCTGTTCAGCTCGGCGCGAACCTGGCCGGGATGCGGCGACAGCAGTAGGATGCGCGTGCCGACGCGGATCGCCTCCTCGATAGAGTGGGTGACGAACAGCACCGTGAAGCGGGTGTCGTCCCACAGGCGCAGCAGCTCGTCCTGCATCTTGCGCCGGGTCAGCGCGTCGAGCGCGGCGAAGGGCTCGTCCATCAAGAGCACGTCGGGTTCCATCGCCATGCCGCGGGCGATCGCCACGCGCTGCTTCATGCCGCCCGACAGCATGTGCGGATAGCTGTCGATGAACTTGGTCAGCCCGACCTTGTCGATGTAGGACCTGGCCCGTTCCTCGGCCTCTGCGGCAGTGGCCCTGCCGCTTGCGGTGAGCGCGAACACGACGTTCTGGCGCACCGTCTTCCAGGGCAGGAGCTGGTCGAACTCCTGGAACACCATCATGCGGTCCGGTCCCGG
This genomic window contains:
- a CDS encoding ABC transporter substrate-binding protein produces the protein MKLKNWLCGALAAVTIASMSMPARAEVSEVRISKGFGILYLPLIVMQDQKLLEKRAKEAGLGDIKVDWLMLDGGNVINDAMMAGTLDFAGTGAPGFITLWSKARGIPGVEVVGVSGMSSVSLWLNSNKPELKSLKDFTPADKIALPGIKTSLAAVVLQMISAKEFGEENYARMDPLTVSLPHPEGVAALVGGKTEIKAHFTSPPFQYIEAKSPGVHTVLNSVDYLGNITLDVTFAPKKFVDANPKMTQAFIDAMDDANALIAKDKKLAAEIFARGSKTKVEPADVQEMIEDKDARFSTTPNGVMQFADFMHRAGTIKVKPGSWSDMFVPQLSGRQGS
- a CDS encoding ABC transporter permease; its protein translation is MTSLVFPRAEIVHDVQSSDAPVVAKSIGAFERIYRIGFVRKAVILAVLALAWEAYGRWLGNPLLFPTFSQTVEAFVTNIANGVIPQRMMVSLQTLVIGYSIGITLAALLTTLAIGSRIGADLLETLTSMFNPLPAIALLPLALIWFGLGSGSVVFVLVHSVLWAIALNTHAGFRSVSNTLRMVGQNYGLRGLSLVRYVLIPAAFPAILTGLKIGWAFAWRTLIAAELVFGVSSGSGGLGWFIFENRNQLETANVFAGLFTVILIGLFVEYVIFATIEKHTIRRWGMQH
- a CDS encoding ABC transporter ATP-binding protein codes for the protein MHAPVATGTFAPILSVEGVTLQYKTPDVVVTATRRVSFDVFQSDRFVLLGPSGCGKSTLLKAIGGYLNPVEGHIRLKGREVSTPGPDRMMVFQEFDQLLPWKTVRQNVVFALTASGRATAAEAEERARSYIDKVGLTKFIDSYPHMLSGGMKQRVAIARGMAMEPDVLLMDEPFAALDALTRRKMQDELLRLWDDTRFTVLFVTHSIEEAIRVGTRILLLSPHPGQVRAELNSIPADALGTGSQAALETRINDMLFATH